In Camelina sativa cultivar DH55 chromosome 13, Cs, whole genome shotgun sequence, the genomic window aatgataaaaaataacaattatacgAAATCTTAAAACTTACAAGTTGGCGTTGTCGGGTATAGGCGCTAACTGGACCATTGTTGTGGGTTGCCATGCCCAACCCGCCACGGTCGCTCCTTCTATTCTGAGAATATTTTGAGGAAAGTGAAACTGTATTTACTTCACCCCAATATTGAATCAAACCTTGGAAGAGATCATCGCTCAACCCTTTTGGCACCTTTCCTTTCTTCCACTTTTGCTTCCACTCATTCAACATCTTAGAATATTGTCTAGCAGCCGCCTTCTTAAACTCTTTTCGAACGTTGTTGGTGATATCCGGATGCCAAGTGAAATCTtgctaaaaaaaatagtaagataatgcattatgagaaaaatattataaaacgatgttataaaattaaagtaataaAGTTGAAAACTGTACCGCAAATTGCTTAAACCACATTTCTTGTTCTGACGAAGGCATCACTGAAAACTTTGCGTATGGTGTTTTGAGGATTCCATACATCATACGCAAAAGAGATTTTGTGATCCCATTATGCGAATCACAAAACCATGTGGTATTTGGAGCGCCATAAGGATCTAAGCGGGGGATAAGTTCTCGTCCAGgttgagaaacaaaatcttcaatGGTCATCTCCATGGGAGCATGTTGTGAAGCTTGTGAATCTGGAACGGGGCTATGACGTGAATGGGAACCACTAGCTTCTCCAGCAGCGTGGTTCCCACATGTGTTTGCAACATAAGAACCATAGTttctttgggaaaaaaaaacaaatttagatcCTATATGAATataggggaaaaaaaacaacagaggCACAAAAAGATGGTAAATTTTAAGCTGAAAAACGATTGGAGTTtgataattaagaaatataaatccagagttttagtttaattaaagaacataaatgattgttttaccaaaaacacaaaaattagttttttccaaaaataacagtattagtttttttccaaaatcatttttagtttttttcttcaaaaactaaattaacacataatttataacattaacacatattttacaataattaaacaaaaaaaaaattctagaaaaaaaaacaagataaaacaattaaacaaaaaccaaatcatcaaaaaaaaaacgaaatctaacaccctaacaaaaacaaaaacgaaatccaattcatcattcatcaaatcACAGTCTAACAAATCACACTCTAACAAATCTAACACTCTAAATCTTCAAATTAATCTAAAGCCAAATCttcataaaatctaataaatataccataatcctaaaaactaataaaaattaaggaaatatgacaaaaaatgaGAGAACTTACGCCATTCTTTAAAGAGAGCCGCCGGAGTAGATCCGTCGGAGTAGAGACCGCCGCCGGAGTAGAGAAATCCGCCGAAGTAGAGAAATCCGATGGAGGGAAGAAAGCCGCCGGATGAGCGAAGAAAGCCGCCGGAATAGCAGCTGGTTTGGACGCCGGAAGTCGCCGGATTGGAAGCCGATTCGTCGCCGGAATTTTGGTTGCGAAAGCGAAAGAGAGGATTTGACAAGTTGGCGTTGTGTCGACGAGtgcgagaaagaagatgaaatgacTTAGGTTTTATCGATGTTATCGACGGAAATACCGACGGAACATCCGTCGgaattcaataaaaaatttaattccCCACGATACcgaaaatttaattgtatttcGTTCCCGGGTTGAAATTTCGCAATCCGTCGGTAAATCTAATATATCCGGCAAATCTAATCTAGACTTCACATTATCTTTAGTCTTTCCCGGGACATTTAGAACAATGTTCATGAGGTTGTCGAAGACGTTCTTCTCGACGTGCATGACATCAAGATtatgttttaacaaaagatctttccAATAAGGCAACACCCAAAAGATACTATGTTTATGCCAATTGTGATTGATACCAGCACCATACACAACAACATGTCCATTACCACCACAATCTGTAGTCCTCTCCGCTCCAAAATCTCTTAACTGTTCTAGTAAACTATGTCCATCGACCTCAGGAGGTGGTGCATCAACCACTTGCTTATTCTTTCTAAACAATGTCCGCGAACGCCGGTAAGAGTGACGAGCTGGTAGAAATCTTCTATGGCAATCAAACCAACTCGTTTTACGTCCATGCCTCAACTGGAACGCATCTGTGTTATCTTGACAATATGGACACGCTAACCTTCCATGAGTTGTCCATCCAGATAGCATCCCATAAGCTGGAAAGTCACTTATCGTCCACATAAGTGCTGCACGCATCTGGAAATTCTGCTTGGTTGATACATCATATGTTGTAGCACCATGATCCCATAACATTTTCAACTCATATATCAACGGTTGGAGAAACACATCAAGAGACCTCTTTGGATGATTTGGACCGGGAACCAAAAtcgaaaggaaaagaaactctCGACGCATGCACAAAGATGGTGGTAAGTTATAAGGTGTTACGATTACTGGCCACAACGAATACTGTCTTCCATGCTTTCCAAATGGGTTGAAACCATCTGTAGATAATCCTAGGTACACGTTTCGTCGCTCATACGCAAAATCCGGATACATAGATTGGAAATGCCTCCATGCTTCCGCATCTGAAGGATGCGTAATCTCTCCATTTGATATATGTTCTGCGTGCCATCTCATTGGACCTGCCGTACGCTCAGATTGATATAATCGCTTCAACCTTTCCGTGATTGGTAAATACCACATCCTCTTATATGGAACTGGAACCCTACCGATTCTATCCTGATATCTTGGTTTTTGACAAAATCGACACCTTGTCctatcttcgtcttctctccaaTAGATCATGCAattatcttcgcatacatcTATCATTTGATAAGGCAAACCAAGACCGGCGACCAATTTCTGAATCTCGTAATATGTACCTGGAAAATGATTATCTTCCGGCAAAATGTCTTTCACAAAATCAGTTATCTCATCCACACATTCCTCTGCCAAATTATAGTCCGTCTTTATGGTCATCAATCTGCTTGCAGATGACAAAGCGGAATGACCTCCCTACAACCTTCGTATAACGGCTGCTTAGCTGCGTCcaacatagaaaaaaacttgTGTGCCTCTGCATTAGGCTCCTCTAAACTATCAACATTTTGACCCATCGATTGCATATTTTCCCtatatgcatcattcaccatctcaAGAGAACCCACACCATAATCTACTTCTGTTCTAGGTTCCTCTACTCTATCAACAATATATGGTTCGCTAGAACTATTGTACTCTGGTCTTTCACCATGGAGAAACCAAATCTTGTAACCCGGCATAAAACCATTGGAATAAAGATGACCCCATACTAAATCAATCCTAATATTGTGAGAATTCTGACAAATCGAACATGGACATTTCAACTTACGGGTTTTTAGAGCGATCGGTTGTTGACAAGCCAATTCCACAAATTCACCAACACCATGAGCATACTCATCATTCAATAAATTTGATTCTGGATCGAGCATCGGTCCGTCCATCCAAGAtcgaaaataagaagaagaagacattttaCGTACgttttttctgaaaaaatgaGTGAGAACATGAGACAAAGcgatttgtttatatagaatgGTTTCCGTCGGTAATCCGTCAGTAATCCGTCGGTAAATTTTGAAACTGCAACAGTCATAAAACGGCTATAAGAACGGATACTTTGGGTCGTTGGAAATCCGTCGGTAATTCGAAAAATGTAAAACGGACATATTTTTCGACGAATTTCCGACGGATATAGTCCGTCAGTAATATCCGTCGGAAATCAGTCGGAAAAAGTGACGGTTTTCCGACGGATAAAGTCTGTCGGTAACTTACCGACGAAAAACCGACGAAATCATTCGGCGTCAGATAACTGTCGGAAATCCATCGGTAATTTCCGACAGACAAATTTCCGTCAGTACGTCCGTCAGAAATtaccctgttttcttgtagtgtgtggTCTAGAGTTTATACAAGAGACTACAACGACTAAAAGAAACTcttaaagactttttttttgtcaaactcttAAAGACTTTAAGTACTTCACACAAAAATGTCAAATTGTGTTTAATCTTTTACCTTGGTTCAGATGAATATCACCTTTGCGGATTCGTAAACAATGACCATCAAAAATCCCTAAATGACTAGACAATCATTTAAGATTCCTCTCATGCGACAGACAACTATCGcacattcttcttctcaagcttATAGAGGGACATAGTCATGGTAAAAAAGCAAAGTAGAAAACAAACTGAAAACTAAGCATATTGTTGGTATGTTGATGTTGTGTTCTAGAATTGTCTAGAAAATTTCCGGAATAATTTTCggatgagacaaaaaaaattaagcgcAAACTTGTTAAATCTTTGTCTCTAgctattcttttattttttgtctagGCGAGCTgttaaaagaagaacaaaacttaATATTGTGCTAACAACAAATTTAACACATTTGacgtaaaaaataaatttagttttgaatGTTACTAAGAtcatttttgtgtattttaaaatcatacataGGGCCGACGGCCAATTTTCCCACGAGAACTATGGTATCGAGCCAAATAGAGCCCGTTCTTTACCCTCGGTTTATATGTCCCGGAAACCAAAGTTCGAAACCAATATACCCCCAAAACCAAAGTTCGAAATCTATTTCTCTCCGATTTTATTCTTCTACATCAATTTACCCATACCGTAGATTATATCGGTTTATTATTTACCTAACCgattaagaaaaaactaaaccTTAATTATACCAAAGCAAACCCGATTTCGACCCAATAAAGTGGATGAGGCACTGAAGGCGATGGATGCTGAAGAAAGAAACTGCCCAGATCTTAAAGGATCAGTCGAGATGTCCTCTTACAAGTCTGCTTTTATGGAAAGAAAGGTGGTTCTTGAGGATCAGCTTCTTAAAATTGCTAAACAACCTTCGGTTAGTGTAGCTGAATTGAAGCATGTATTGACTGGTTTGATCAGACTAGGAAAAGGACCGTCAGCTCACCAGTTGCTTTTAAAGTTTTATGCCACAAGACTCCGTAGAAGAATCGAAGCCTTTCTTCCTTCATGTTCAAGCTGTCCGCACACTTTCCCTGCTACTCTATCTAAGCTTGTTTTCTCTAACATCTCAGTGGCTGCAAAAGAATCCAACTAAAAACAATCGGGAGAAAAAATAACTCTTTATCCtccacaaaaataacaaatcgaACTAAAAACAATCGGGAGAAAAAATCTGAGAACTCCATCAAACTCTTCTGCAACTCAAAGAAAGATACTAACTAAGGAgtgattattgttttttctGAGCGTAAAAACTCACCGGATTTAACGCAATCCAAGACATGATCGGTGCTGGGTCGGGTTGGAGTATGAATCCGGTTCAacaattggtttatttttggGACATATATGGTTTGGTCTCAGGTTTAGACATTAAACCGCTATAATCCAGAATCGGGGAGAAATAGATTTCGAACTTTGGTTTTGGGGATATATTGGTTTCGAACTTTGGTTTCCGGGACATATAAACCGAGGGTAAAGAACAGGCTCTATTTGGCTCGATACCATAGTTCTCGTGGGAAAATTGGCCGTCGGCTCTACATACATAGTTGAAGTTTATGCTATGCTAATAATCAGATTCatatttttctctaatttttttttttgggccgACCAAATTCGGTTTAGACctgaaaatataagaaaccaACATTTATAAAACCGGTAATTTCTCCAgcgaacagaaacagagaaaagaaaacaaggttGGTTCTGGACGGTTAAACGGAGGCAGAGAATCAGATCTACTAACACCGATGAAAACAAGTCCAACCGCTTTGTGATTTCATCCCCGGATCCAGTTCTTTAACCGGAGTTTTCGAATCCGTcacatttttctctatttagtTAGTTGAAGATTCATAAATTTTGTTGATGTAGTTTCAATCGTTCTCTGAAATTTACTTATAAAAACAATCtaattcttttttgtcaaattgCTAGCTTAGGTATCTTTACTCATTTTAAACAATGTCGCGGAATTCCATGACAAGAGAAAGCATAAACTTATCAAATAACTGTACTGGCTAGATTcgtttatttcatattttcgaTGCATTTTTATATAGATAGTGTTATTGGGGTACAAGAAAATGGTGCATGAACTGAGACATCATATAGTGATACGTCTTCcatgtaggaaaaaaaaaagattgtcgTATTTCgaagtaaaaataataacgAGACGGAGATCACaagaaagaaatgagaagaTAAAGTTAGGGATAACCCATTTAACTGACTCCATTAAACAATGAAATGAATTATTATGACCCAATCAAGAGTagtgttatttaatttgtttcttgagtGCATTGATTATCGAAAGTCCTTtgcattttaattttacatcaaaacttattgtttttttttaccaaaagtACAGCTAATACCGTTATTTTGTATCGTTTTGAACTATTGTTTACTGTTTTCTCGACACAACGGTATAAAATAGCGATAAAGAAAGCGATTCAAAAAGACTAAGTACACTGtagatgtattttttttggatgttatGCACCAATTTAGAATGAGAAAATGTAATAATTATGTAAACAAAGCTTATATCATATAGTAGGATTCTGCTAATTTggacaataaaaaaaacctaaaatgtTTGATAGAAGCAAAATATAGGATAACGTCTCTGCCCATGGcatttaattatgtttgataAAAGAGCttacaagaaaacattcaaTTTACTACCGCAAATTTCGAaggaaaaatgaagaaaataccTATTTTCTACCAATTTACGACGACAAATATTAGAGGTAATCGTCTGAAGGAAATCAGTTTTGACAGAAATTTCGTAGGAAAACATTTTATTCCTATTTcgttctttctatttttctacgAATTTTCCTACGACTTTACGTTTTGAAGGAATTTTGTAGAAAATTTCCTACGACTTTTTCACGATTAAATTTCGTAGGAAATTTCCTATCAATTTTTTACGATAAATGTTTTACGTAAAATAATCGTAAGTTTTTGTTAGGAAATTCTTGTAGTGTTGctagcatttttattttgaatcaaCCAATTGAACTAAGTCATCGTAATAGGTATCAATTATCATTATTAATATACTTTTCATGAACCTACCAAACATACCTAATTATTGTTTGTAAAGAAGTAACAACGCGATTATCACAGAACAATCTATTGTTCACGAAAGCCTCTTCATGAAGCAAATTTGAGAACTTAGGCCAAGTCAGGTTATACTCCAGTGTAATATTAGATCATCCATTTCCGTGGATTGGTACGTCAGGTCGTGTTCATAACTTCATATGTAGCTAATAAACTTCAcagtttttatttcttaaaaaaaaagaggcaagcgtaagatagaaaaaaaaaaaaacaagataacaaCAATGAAGCTTGATTTGAAAGCTAGTGTCTTGTACATGAAAAAGTTCAGTGTCTTTTAATAGAGTAATGCTTGGGATATGGGCGTGTGGATTGGGGAGTGGTCCATATATACCATATTGCCTAAGCTTTTGAAAATTTCTAGTGGCAACTTACCTATCTATTATTATCATACTGTGAACTTGAATTGCATGGGACTCATCAATATTTGGGCATGGGATTTAACAAGTATGCATATGTAAAGTTCAGCCATGCTACATATTCGATTAAAatagtctttttatttatttaacgtAGTGTAGTAGTTGTCACAAGGAGATAGATAACATAGTCCAattaactattattattattttatttaacgtagcatagtagtttttttttgctaaacatgttaatatcattaatatgaaaGATGAGGTTTTACAGAACCTAAAAAAAGTGTAGCCaaggcaaaaaagaaaaagaaaaacaaggcTACAATATAATTAAGAACTATTTGGGGTGCTAACGAATCCATAGAAGCATAAGCTTACGCCAACGCTTTCTTAGCCATCTTGCGGTGATAATGTTGCGGGGTTCCCGATCAATCCACTTGAAGACTACCTGAGAAGATAGATAACGTAGTATAGTAGTTGTCACAAAGAGATAGATAACATAGTCCAattaattatttctttctttttttcaaccaaaattaattatttNATTTcgttctttctatttttctacgAATTTTCCTACGACTTTACGTTTTGAAGGAATTTTGTAGAAAATTTCCTACGACTTTTTCACGATTAAATTTCGTAGGAAATTTCCTATCAATTTTTTACGATAAATGTTTTACGTAAAATAATCGTAAGTTTTTGTTAGGAAATTCTTGTAGTGTTGctagcatttttattttgaatcaaCCAATTGAACTAAGTCATCGTAATAGGTATCAATTATCATTATTAATATACTTTTCATGAACCTACCAAACATACCTAATTATTGTTTGTAAAGAAGTAACAACGCGATTATCACAGAACAATCTATTGTTCACGAAAGCCTCTTCATGAAGCAAATTTGAGAACTTAGGCCAAGTCAGGTTATACTCCAGTGTAATATTAGATCATCCATTTCCGTGGATTGGTACGTCAGGTCGTGTTCATAACTTCATATGTAGCTAATAAACTTCAcagtttttatttcttaaaaaaaaagaggcaagcgtaagatagaaaaaaaaaaaaacaagataacaaCAATGAAGCTTGATTTGAAAGCTAGTGTCTTGTACATGAAAAAGTTCAGTGTCTTTTAATAGAGTAATGCTTGGGATATGGGCGTGTGGATTGGGGAGTGGTCCATATATACCATATTGCCTAAGCTTTTGAAAATTTCTAGTGGCAACTTACCTATCTATTATTATCATACTGTGAACTTGAATTGCATGGGACTCATCAATATTTGGGCATGGGATTTAACAAGTATGCATATGTAAAGTTCAGCCATGCTACATATTCGATTAAAatagtctttttatttatttaacgtAGTGTAGTAGTTGTCACAAGGAGATAGATAACATAGTCCAattaactattattattattttatttaacgtagcatagtagtttttttttgctaaacatgttaatatcattaatatgaaaGATGAGGTTTTACAGAACCTAAAAAAAGTGTAGCCaaggcaaaaaagaaaaagaaaaacaaggcTACAATATAATTAAGAACTATTTGGGGTGCTAACGAATCCATAGAAGCATAAGCTTACGCCAACGCTTTCTTAGCCATCTTGCGGTGATAATGTTGCGGGGTTCCCGATCAATCCACTTGAAGACTACCTGAGAAGATAGATAACGTAGTATAGTAGTTGTCACAAAGAGATAGATAACATAGTCCAattaattatttctttctttttttcaaccaaaattaattatttctttttgaaaatataattagcaTTTTAAGTTCTATTACTTAAGGATACTTGTATTAAACAGCTTTTGTTTCTatgaaaacgaaacaaaatataacaaataattaacactatattgcaaaaaaatacaaagtaatTGTTAGTTTTAATGATAATAATTTAATCAAGAGTTACTAGGGGACATTATATTATGGGgttgtaaaaaattaaagataggTCTTAAATTATTTAGGGTTCTCCAATGGTGATTCTAAATCtaaactcaaaaatattaaaattaaatcaaaatgcccaacaaaaaaaatagaattggTTCTAAATGTAGAGGTTTTGGAATCAATTCTAAGGTTTGGAATCAAAATTTTAgttctgtatttttttcaattataaaaataaatagaatcttCAAATTTGGAATCATGGTTGGAGATGGTGTAAGAACTCTATAGCCACAACAAATTCTACTATACACCAGATTTACACAGCATTAATTAATCCAACACAATTCGTAAAGATCGTCTATGATCCTATAACATACAATCCTTAAGGAACTTACATTTTCTACCATAGAACTCTCTCTATGTAACAAGATTCATTTCGAGCAATATTGTTAAGAGTACTTGAATGCTATAATTTTCGGGGCtagaaaaaactaaattatctaCCGAACATAAGCAATGTTCTCAAGATGATTCAGACTGCCTCCAAACCTAAAACGGTGCAGGTTGACGAATAATAATGTGGTGTCGAGAGAGATCCAACCATAGTCCagctaatgtttttttgttagtagTACCATAAACAAGCTCCTACCCTAGTCACGAGCTTTCACCCACCTGCTTCTATCACCACCactaacttaaaataaaatcaatgatGACGTGGAAGCGCGTGATATCACGTGCCGACATCGTGTCAGTAAATGCCTCTATACCTATGGATTAGGAATTTTTAGGATTACACTCATCTCCTCTACCTTTATCTTACTAACTGCCAGCTGTACACACTTCCCCAtatctctttcaaaaatacttaaaaagtAATGTTCTGTCTTAAAAACTATTATCCAGCCTGTccgaaatattttttaagtcGCCTCAACGTCTCTCAGAAGTTTCACATTTTTCTCTTTAACTGCCCCAACACGCGCTTTACCCAAAAACAGCTTGCATAAAGGGTATTTACGTCATTTTAGCTTATAGTTCTGACTCCTGTGTCTGTAACTAAGCTGTATATTCCACACATTGTTATCGATACGGTCAATTTTGATTCCTCTTTTATCACACATTGGCTGTATGTAACTAGGAACATTGCTTAATCTGACACAATTAATcctttattaatttttcaacagtgtattattataaatacttaaCAGTTTTTTATTAGTCCAACTTGATtcaatttgttattatttactgattaaataaaaaaacatcacCTGTGTACAGCTTTTAACCACAAGAATCCTATGTCTCCATTCTAGGCTCCAAGAGTCTTATCCAGAAATCCAAATGAAATCATATGTACCAACATATTTGCATGAGACTTGTAATTATCACATCAAAGAAAATGTGTAATTTGTATTATGTAATGACAAAATAACCATtcgataattaaaaaaatttgaattttgacataaaccaaaaaagttgTATGTAATGAAAAAAGTGTAGGACTATGGCTCATTCCTTAGCTGTCAACAGTACAATGGTCCATTaactctttttatctttttcctattttctctgcaacttctctttctctttcgctTTAAAGCATATCTTAatatccttctctctctttttttttccaccttTATTATTTACTTCATATTCAAAACCTAACCTTCATATTAAATAATCTACTCAGAGAGTCATATATATAGCCCCCATCACACTCTCTATTTCTCACAAACCAATCCACACATCCAAATCCACTATTTCACAatatcctctcttctctctcatttcAAAATGTATTCGTTAGTGTTTAAACTCTTTCTATTTTTGTCTCTTCTCCAAATCTGTCTCTCTGCTAGGAACCTAGCATCAGAAGAACCAAACCAGTTTAAACTATTAAAGTATCACAAAGGAGCTCTTCTCTCCGGCAAGATCTCCGTTAACCTAATCTGGTACGGCAAATTCAAACCTTCGCAACGAGCAATCATCTCCGACTTCATCACCTCTCTCACACACACTTCTCCAACGTCCAAAACTCTCCACCAACCATCCGTCGTCACGTGGTGGAAAACTACAGAAAAATACTACAAGCTCGCCGCGTCTGCTAAAAGCTCATCTCcttctctcactctcactctcgGGAAACAAATCCTCGACGAGTCTTGCTCACTTGGTAAATCTTTAACCGATGGAGACATACGTAAGCTAGCTTCAAAAGGTGACCAACGTGACGCAGTCAACGTCGTTTTGACTTCAGCTGACGTGGCCGTACAAGGATTTGGTATGAGTCGATGTGGGACTCATGGACACGCTCGTGGTTTAGGTAAACGTGGCTCCAAGTTTGCTTACATTTGGGTTGGTAACTCCGAGACACAATGTCCAGGACAATGTGCGTGGCCATTCCACTCGCCGGTGTATGGACCACAGAGTCCGCCACTTGTGGCACCAAACAATGACGTGGGACTTGATGGTATGGTTATTAACTTGGCTAGTCTTTTAGCTGGAACCGCAACGAACCCTTTTGGTAATGGTTATTACCAAGGTCCACAAAACGCACCGCTTGAAGCTGCGTCTGCTTGTCCTGGCGTTTATGGTAAAGGTGCTTATCCTGGTTACGCTGGAGATTTGCTCGTGGATACTACAACGGGAGGTAGTTTTAATGCGTATGGTGCAAACGGCAGGAAGTTTTTGCTTCCTGCTTTGTATGATCCCACGTCGTCGACTTGCTCCACTATGGTCTGAGAATTAAAAGGATCCAATGTTTGGTCTTTTGGTagtagaaaataatattctagtgtaattcttttttatttattgttttggttaCCAATTCTAGTGTAATTCAATTTATTCATTAATATCATTATCATTTTTCCCTTATTGCTCGTATATATTTTGATCTTTTATTATcctttaattagtttaaagaTCATTTCCCAATATTATTGATTCAAGAACCTTGTCGCTTGGACGATTATTTTAATGGAATATTCTTAGACAGTTTGGCTAAACCGTTTATTTTTGTCTAAGTTTCAGACAAAAAGCCAATCCAACttgttagacaaaaacaaaacaatgtaattaaataaattaactaattattaaGCGACAGATAAT contains:
- the LOC104736917 gene encoding protein EXORDIUM-like, with translation MYSLVFKLFLFLSLLQICLSARNLASEEPNQFKLLKYHKGALLSGKISVNLIWYGKFKPSQRAIISDFITSLTHTSPTSKTLHQPSVVTWWKTTEKYYKLAASAKSSSPSLTLTLGKQILDESCSLGKSLTDGDIRKLASKGDQRDAVNVVLTSADVAVQGFGMSRCGTHGHARGLGKRGSKFAYIWVGNSETQCPGQCAWPFHSPVYGPQSPPLVAPNNDVGLDGMVINLASLLAGTATNPFGNGYYQGPQNAPLEAASACPGVYGKGAYPGYAGDLLVDTTTGGSFNAYGANGRKFLLPALYDPTSSTCSTMV